The Belonocnema kinseyi isolate 2016_QV_RU_SX_M_011 chromosome 2, B_treatae_v1, whole genome shotgun sequence nucleotide sequence atttattttgattcaaaattcaactattttcttgaaaattcgttttttattaaattcacctgtttcatttcaataagaaaatatgttgaaataatatcaacaaCTACATACATTTCTTTACAAttcttctgttttggttgaaaattcatgtattttgtgtaaGAACTCAAccattttatttggttgaaaattaaatttttggtttgaaaatgcaactgttttgtagaaaactcatcttcttgGCTAGAAAATGCAACAAGtcagtggaaaatatttttgttcttgtttcaaaattcgtctttttcgattaaaaattgatcttttttgacaaaaaaatctaatttattttggttggaaattcatgcattttattaacaATCCAACtactttatttggttgaaaagtaaattttttgttaaaaatttatgctttCGATTTGAAtatacaactattttgtaaaaaattcgtcttcttggccaGAAAATGCAATAAGTCAGTTGAGATTTTTATCATTCTTATtccaaaattcgactttttcgtttcaaaattgatctcttttgataaaaaatttaatttattttgtttgaaaactcaactattttcttgaaaattctgcttttatTCAAATCCCTtgtgtttgtaaaaaaaaatcgtttgaaataatatcgattttaatatacaactgttttgtagaaaattcgtcttcttggctagaaaatgcaacaattcagtggaaaatatttttttcttgtttcaaaaatcgactttttcaattaaaaacttatctttgttGGTAAAACAATCtaatttgtattgttttaaaattcaactattttgataaaatattaatctgaCTTGGCTGGTGATGcaggtattttcttcaaaattcgtatttctttttttggtcaaattcaactgtatttgatttgaaactaaaatttttttggttgaaataatatcaactgttatatctttcgttgagaattcatctattttggctgAATATTgacgtttttgtaaaaaattcatattttgggtttgaaaatgcaactgttttgtagaaaaaactcgtcttcttggtttgaaaattcaacaatttaatggaaatttattttctttctttcatggttaaaaattaggCTGTTTCGTATCAAAATTTATCGCTTTTggtcaacaaattaaattttgttgttgaaaatgtaactatttcggtaaaaaattaactttgcttGGTTAACGATTCAGCTATATTGTTGATAAATCGTATTTTGTGGtattttttgttgggaaattaatttcttttgatacaaaattttccgaaaagaattcagctatttttttgaaaatttgtcttttctggtaaaaaatttaactattgggttgaaggttgatctactttattaaaaatttaaatgtttggctagaaaattcaactattttggtagaaggttataaagtaacttttttgttgatgaaaacttgtcactttggtttaaaaattaatttcttccggtaagaaaatgttgtatttttttattgaaaatacaaccatttgattttaaaaaatgtaactgaaaaatctaactttaactAATGcctatttctcttctttttttaagtttttatgaatCACCATTTtggtgattttgatttttaatttataaaataaaggaagtgaaaaagtaactttttaggtaacttgaagttactttatCTAGCAATTGTAACTAGTTACTCAAAAAAGTAACTTACCTAACactgattttgattattttgaagcATGCCTTGATGAAAATGTTTACCTGTGACCACTAATTACATAATCTTCACGAACAACGAATTTACAAATATCACTATTAATATATCTTTGTGCAAACGCAACATCATTGTAACTAAAAGGATCTTTGCgtttaaatccaaaaagttgatcACCACCACTCCACCATAAAGTGTCATCAGTCAATTGAAGCCAGGGCATCAATTTTTTGccttgggaaaaaataattttctttgtatatTTCCCATATTGCCAGTTGTGAGAAATTTGCCACTTTGTTCTCAAACACAATAGTGGATTGcatctgtaaatttaaaaaatcgatgcttacaatccaaaaatgaaaataattaccaTTACTCATTTTGAAACTTTCGAGCAATATAACccatacatttattttaagaaactttctagACTTTCGCTAATTAAACTCTAGAAAAATTAGACTTTACTACATGATCCAATCTAAAGATCTTCATTAATTACGTAAAATTTGATAGATATGGAACCATAATCTAAACATAAACAAATAACGTATGGCATGAAAACGTCAAATGAGTGCATCTATATTATTGTTCGCATTaacgaataaatataaattcgcaCTTGTCATGGAatctaaataacaattttcatcgCGGAATGTTTAATATTATTGATATCGTTCATATATGCAATATGTATGCATACAACACAGGGTGTacagaaaatataaaacataacCTAATAACTGACCTTGCGCGAAATTGCTTTGATGTTTGATTAGTTACCAACGTCTGCTTGCTTTTTTTTACCCATAGGATTTTATCACGAATTACTTCGTGAAATCGTGTACAAACTTCACTGAGTCTGACTAAGTCAAATGCATGACAATAATCGAAAATTAAGATGAGAACATCGGATGGTAAGGTGTCCAAACGCCAAACATCTGTCATTTTTATTCACTTGACCACTTGACGCAATGTCAACACTGTCTACAGACAGAAACGGACAAGTACGCACTAGTAAGCATtagtaaaacattttcatttaaatttcacaaGAATTTATTCTACATGGAACATTTATTCCATCCAAACCACCGACGTCACattatcagattttttattttgtgacacCACTGACACCAGTGACACCAGTgacaccatggacataggaaacaagggactaggcatgccgtTGCGGGGGtaatgcaatgagggggaggaccgccatcttttgatgtcccgcaatAAACATGGCAGaacccacatgtttatattttcatgcagtttGTCGGTAAAAATGCTcgcgcgcataatcaaatggcacatcgtaagatggcggctctccctactcatggaattctccccctcccgtggattcaaccccgctcgcctctcccgtgtttcctatgtccatgactgACACTAGTGACGTCACAATTTGGTCGGTAAACGGAATTCCTGAAATGGTCGATAATGGTTAAATTgccgaaattaataaatttattaggGCCACTACCATTAGAGCATTATGTATAGAATTGTTcactttgcaataaaaaaataaattatgtaatttttgtagGTGCGAATTGATTATTATATTCAGTGGTGTAGTCATGGTGTAGTGGTCTGCTGGGATCTGGCGTCGCTGCATgatgctcttttattttttgaaagcctGCAGCCAAGTCACTTCTTGCCACACGGCTGTTCTGACCTTTCGAAAAATCCGAATAGAAACTAATCTGAAATTAGTTCTCAATTTTGTTCGATCGAAATCGGTTAACAATTAGTCCGACTCGATCATGTTCAATCCGAACCagccaaaacaaaattttcaatccaaataattTGGAACTCGAATGGACCTAAACCGATTTTTTATCCGAATGAATCCAATTCAATTCGAATTCGCATTTATTCGGATtcattcgaattgaaaattcagcatatATCAATCTTAGCTCGGATTGATTCGTATTCATTCGGATGAAAATTTGGTTCAGATTGGAAGTTCGGATTGAACCGGATTGattcggattaatttttaaccgatttagATCGAACGAAAGTAGAACTTTTTCGGATTGGTGCGGATTCATTCGAGTTGATTTTGATACAGATTTCGGAATAATTCGGAAAGATTTGGAATGAATTCCAATCCGAAACTTTTGCAAGGGTCGCTAAAGACGGGgtttacagttttttatttcttttaaataaaatgaatgtagaTAACGTATTGAATTCTGTACGAAAcaccttaaattcctaaaatttcaagccgaaatatattgcattttaacaaaatagttgcattttcaaccagaaaacattttctactcaaggagatgaatcttgaacacaaaaagacgaattgtcaacaacaaaaataatttttaaccaaaaagttgtgaTAACAACGAAGTTGATGAACTTGCCAGTAAAAGAGaggagtttttcaaaaaaagaattaaagatttaaccaaatcgtaaaattgacaagctaaaaagacgaattttctcgaaggcagttgattttttaacaagaaaatgactttttaaccacgtaagatagatttttaaccaataaggatgacttttctatcataaaagatgaatttctaatccaaaaggATTTGAAGTTTGTACaacatagttggattttcaaccaaaaatgatggcaaatataatatacaatatacaggatacatttttaatcaaacatggaatagttcaattttcagatgaaccccccccccccacccccacccaaaacgaattttcaacaaagttgttaaattttcaatcaaaaagataacttatctaaaaaaaaagttgaatttccaacccaaaaatatgaattttcagccaaaaagttcaattttaaaccaaatattttacttttctaccaaattgttgaattttcaattcaaaaggatgaatttcctaccaaacagAAGGCCTACAATTCGTCCAAATTTTAtgatgatataaatttttattttcttttacttttcgaATTGTGGTGAATGGAAaaaatacaaacatacatacagacaattttttaaaatgtattttcgagCTCCTTGAGTCAAATtatattgcaatatttaaaaaaaaatagatttgaaaatttaggtagtTACAAACCTCCCTCTATGAAGGTAGCAATTCCCTATGATATTATCACTCAGAACTGAATATTTGCCTTACAGGCGGATATAGTTTGCACAATATCACAATAATATNNNNNNNNNNNNNNNNNNNNNNNNNNNNNNNNNNNNNNNNNNNNNNNNNNNNNNNNNNNNNNNNNNNNNNNNNNNNNNNNNNNNNNNNNNNNNNNNNNNNATCTTTTTCTTTCAcacaattaaatgtttttaatggaTGCAATATCTACTCACCATGGTATTTACGTTTATATTTGTAGAAGTTACTTGTTTTTCACTTGTTCTTCTTGTTACAAATGTGCAaaacaagtgacttctaaaaatgcaAGTACAACCAACtgctaaattattaatttgaagatatcccgtctatctttttcaatctcctcttttctatctcatcctagtatctatcaacaaatatttttttctaactctTGGTCAGTCTAACTTTATgtctatatttttcaatcctCTCTTCTCCATCTCAACCTATCCTTTATCTAAGCCAACCTGAAGGTTTTGCTTTTGTCTGTCcaattaaagaatataattaaacCCCTTAACTATAACACCATTTCTAATGGCGTGCCTACAATAATTATATCGTTTATTTTCTTGTATTCTTCTGAAAATATCCTGCAAATGTCATTTTATAGCAAAATTTTCCTTCGAAGTTATTAATTCTCcatgttattaataataaaagtttgatGTACAGCCCCCTCCCCCTCTAATTACTTATCGATtacaatttgtttgttttttaaaataaatattgaatgtcATATCATTCGAGACAAGGTTGAACCTATCTACAaccaaaaatttcttatttttcacctCCAAATACAAacatattattacattataaaaaatccttaaagttcCGAACAttgattaaacataatttttatcaaatttaagttttttaattaaaagcttaacGCTGTGCGTGCATGGTTGCCCATGTACTTGATATATGCCTCTTTCGAATATTTTTCATATTCCTTTTCGATTCTAAAATATCTTGGtcgcaactttttgaatttgttctgATTTCTTGGTAGAGagcacttaattaaaaaaaataaataaaacctatTTGATTCATAATCATCCCAACTGACGAGGAGATTTCGCTGCGTTTCAACTAATATCGAGTAGGAGGTATTATTTGATGTATTCGCTGAGTAGGGTCGAATGTCTGCTTTGAAACTTGACTATTGAAAAACTGGCTGAACTTGGGAgctggttttctgcagttttcgtCTCCCCTGGCAAAACACAAATTcgagtacttctaataaagtTGCATCCAGCCGCGGGTTATCACTGGCTGTATTCAAATTCATACAATGATTCTAATTCCACTTTAGTGAAAGAAAAATGGTCACAGGCAGATACCCACCCAGTGGgcgcaaaatttggcgacgtctttacgacattctatgtccatgtcgttttggtgtctttgtgatattgtaaagacatcgtcagatcatacgactcatttgcGATATCGAAAAGActccttaacgacatggacataggatgtcgtaaagttgtcgtaaagatgtcttaaagatATCGgtcgatgtcgtaaagacgtcgccaaattttgtacccaatGGGCAGTGAAGTGGAGTTGTCTGGCGGTATGTGTACTTTTTCTAAAGGGCTGAAACGATATTTTAGCAGCGAGGGTGACCCGTCTATAGACATCTGTTTCGCCGGGGTTTTGAAATAAAGAGGCATGTTAAAATAGGTTTTAACCATAGTGCTATGAGACTTAAATATACCAGCCTTGCCAAGACAgtagtaataataatagaaaCAATTTACGCTAGAAAATTATAGATTTGATTTCTTTACAATCTTTAATCTCATATTTTACAAtgtacaaaaatagaattataaaaacTGAAGGCTTTCATTCCTTAAAAGTCAGCTTTTTAGGATGAATAGGAAAAATTATGCAAACTTGATTTATGGGGCTCCCTGAGGGAGGCGAAAGTATCAGTTCCACCTTGGATATTCGCCGATAAAAGCTGGACGACTATAGACACTTTGTTTGATATTATGCTCTTTTATTTTGTACGTATCACATTCTTGGAAAGTTCTTCATGAACCCGAGTTATTTTGGCTACGAATTTGCATGGACACAAGTACTTGCAGCATTTTCCGGACTTTGCCAGACTTTCTTTTTTGTATCTGAAAAAAACACTTCTTTATCCACGTATATTTTATGCACAATAATTTTCACAAGTGAAgctttaatcaatttttgtatttcacagtaaaaatatattttgctcagTCTTACCTGTTTCTGGTAtcgtgaattttaaataagtcacgtaaaaaattaaatacaagatCGAGGTAAAGGCGGCAAGTAAAGTAAAAATTCTCAGAGTAATCACACCTCCAAAATTCTTGTATAAAATCCCACTTATCAGACTTCCGATTGCAAAACCTGCAATTTgcaagaaaatgaatatttttattgcattttatcAAGCTAGGGTTTTTAGATATATAAAAAACCACAAACCAAAACCATCATCCATTCCAGCTACAATTCCTTGAACAGTTGCTGATGTACCAGGTGGTGAAATTGCACTCGCATAAGCGACAATCGATGTATAACATAATGCGTAGGTTGGCCCTtgcataaaaaattctactagaaTGGCCCACCATGGATTTGGCACTAAAGAAATAAGTCCAAGTCGCAAGGCATAACAAGCAAAACAAAAAGTGAAAGTGTAGCCATATCCAAATTTCTTTAGTATTTTACCTGAAATCAATTCCattattttcaaagcttttgtaaaaacattaagagatctgaatattttgttaaaaacataccagaaaaagaaaaaaatatcacttcACCACCCAAAGTTTCAGCCGCTACTACCAGACCTTCTATGAATTTAATCTGGGGCATATAACCAGTTGCTGAAGCCAAATCTTCTAGATACCTGATTCAAACATTaatatctcttttaaaaaattaatcttaaataattttaagattttataaagaaaaacgcGAACCAGAATAAAAAGTAGATTATAAAACTGTCCAGAATTCCAGCGATAGTAGCAAAGCAGAGAAATGTTGCAATTGGTTTCATTCGAATTAATTGATACACATCCTTCACGATATGTTTTGTCCCTGGCATAACTGGCAACTAAACAATATAGACTTTACGTTCTACATAGTAAACAAGATTGCTGCGTAATGAATTGTAATTACCTCTACTTTCGTGCAACATACTAAATCAGTAATACAAAATATGAAAACAAGAATAAATGCCGGCGTATATGATTTCACATCATCGTCTGTGGACCACAAATCAATAAGGTATCCAGCCAAAAATGCTGTGATTCCAAAACCAATCGTTCCCCAAACTCGTTGTCTTCCATATCCCATTTCTCCTCCATTTCCTAGAATTGtccgtttaatttaaaataaaatcaaacatcAAAATTACAGTGGAAATCGAAATTAATTTCACATACCCAAGACGTCAAAACAAATTGCATCGCTTATGCAATTTGCAACATTAAATCCAATATTTCCAATAGATAACAAGAGAACAAATCCCCAAAAAGTGGAGGACGTGTAGAGACAATTGGTTGAGAAGTTCTCACAATTAATATTGCAAATCAAGTTTGTGTGACTGGATATATTATCCAGTATTTCGAGAGAACAAgacgaatttcttgaaaattctgctttgaatttagaatgaaaaaacaCTCTTGACGTGAAATTAGTCCCATCACTGCAACTCCAGGAACAATTGGTTTGTTTCCCTTTATTGCAACTCTCAGATCGAATGCTTTTCTAAAAAGGTTATACAATTTATTCCAAAagcaaaatcaatttattaaattgaaagtaGCAATAAATGAACCCACGCGAAAGCGCCATTCACGTCTCAATATAGTTTCTCAATTgtctaaaacaataaataataattttgaattgaaaactttcgaaagagaagaattttatatttaaaaaccagAACCATAATATGGTTCATATTAGTCAAATCATATTATGTCAAATGGAATTAAAAGGAATTGAACTCGaaacatttctgaataaaagcatttaaaacagagtaatttcatattaaaagtttttgacattgaaaatgtttgaatcagaagctttcaaaactgaaaaattttagactattatgtggaaatttttattataaagaagTTGAGATTGTACCATTGTTAATTAAAAGcgtgcaaaattgaaaaattttattttgaattgaagaaccttgaaataaaatgatttcagaagaaattttaaaagtagaaacattgtttaaatggaacattttcagaatggaattttgaaaattggattatttaaaattcaaagcttGTGTTATTTCTAGCTTTCAAGTCTACActtataaaattctaaacttaaaatttcgtattacataaaattaatacatttttaatgttaaacttATAAAATTGAGGTAttctaaaaaaactcaaaataaaacataattttaaatgtgaaacataaaagatgcaaaaaattCTACACATAACGCTTAAAATTAAGCAAAtccgaatttaatttaaaagtgaaaaagtttTTAGTCACCAAGAATtgtaatattaaagatttttttagaaagaaaccctttaaaatttgatttttttaggtaaatttaaatcacttgaaaattaacaactaacataatgtaaaatatttttcaaggatttttgtattgcaaaattataagttaaaaaagtgtttaattggaaatttaatgcTCAACATGtaaatttagaaatcttaaattacaagaaaaaaaataaaagaaataattattcaattactaCGGTAtcaatttcatatatattttaatttttatctattttgattttaaacactATATTTTGGAACTTCttcattttaaatcgttttatttctaacactttatttgaaattattattcattcttaaaattttccaaaacgatatttttcaatttaaaatgcttcatgttttcaaatcttgaactaaaaatcgGATTATTTcaagatataatatttaaaattaaaaattaaaataataaataaaaaaattatgttatatgcaattaaaatatttgaacctGCACAATTTTAAGCCTTTAAATTCGATCTTCTAACTTTAAGGCTtgaatttgtgaaatccttgTCTTAAAAACTGAACATTGGGTATCCATCAAGTCGATATTCTATGatttcaaagcattaaaaaaacatataattttgcgCGTTAAAAactgaaaccaaaaaaattgtaacatgtaaatctaaaatgattaaatttgaaactaactaaaattaaaacgaaacaattcataatatttcaatctgaaattattaaatttaaaactgacaaTCGACACTTTCAATACGAAACCGTTTAATTATTGTCGTgacgtttttaatatttgattttgaaactacaatattgtcAAAGTTgaattggaaacttttaaaaataaagaaattgcaaaccaaatattttcgaatttaagatTTTGATGTAAACAAGCATTAGTTCCAAtgcttacaaaattaaactgttttagaattagAATAGTGcattcatatttataatttaaaattgaaattatctaaattttgaaaGNNNNNNNNNNNNNNNNNNNNNNNNNNNNNNNNNNNNNNNNNNNNNNNNNNNNNNNNNNNNNNNNNNNNNNNNNNNNNNNNNNNNNNNNNNNNNNNNNNNNAATAAGTATCATTTCATGTAGCATCGAGTGACATTCAAAGTTTATGGacagattttttgattaaaaactgtgaTTTCTGTAAAAAAGGCTAACTGTTATTTTCaccattcaaaattgaagaattaaaaatattctgactgtttaaagtttaactattcgaaAAACTTTGAGAATGGTATGCTTTCTAAAAtctaattgaaaactttcaaaattaatttattaaaactcaAAGAATTAACAATGAAACAATTCCAAACTtcgtttgaaaatggaatcatttttaaattacgaTTTCCAAAAACtgtcattaaaataattacttttttaattgtgcattatgattatttactttatacatttaaatctaaaatacaaaaaataataacttaaaaatcaaCCTCAAAGCAATTTTCCAGacaaggaaaattttaataaaaatcaagagaaaaatgCATGCTGCTTTAagtaggaatttaaaaataaaataaataaaatatagaaaataaaaaaatatatatataaatgaaaaaagatcGATCTGACTAATCAAAATATGATATATAATTGATATAtgatataataatgataaataaaattgaactcACCGAAAAATCGCAAAATAAAATCTGTGAGATTGACACGTTTtggaaatcatttttgaaaagatGTGGTCCTGGTAAAGATGGGAGGAAGTACATCAAAACGAAGCAGGCATtggttattattaataaagagacgaatattatttttcgacgtTTTCGGAAATAATCTACAATAAATCCAATAGTGGGCTttgcgattaaaaataaaattggtaataCTGAAGTAATACTACCCATAACTATGGAAGAAACACCGAGTTGTTTTCCATATACAGCCAAGAATGGAAGAATGGGCCCGAAAGCTGGTTTTAAATATAGaagattaataaaatgaaaataaataaacgaaaataataatagcaataaaaTCACTTACATGCCATAAAACAAAAGTAATGAGCCTTAATAGGCAATAGACTGTAGTTGATTTTCATTTTCGAACTTCTTAATGGTTTTACTGAAGTCTTGAATTGTCTCAATAAAGTGGACGAAGCATATCTCCTTCTATCACCTTACTATTTGTATTCTGGAAATAAATCAGttgacactttaaaaaaatgtatgttagaTTGAGATATGCAATGCAGGTGTATTTAGCAATGAATCACTTTCGCACTTGAAAGTAGGATTAAAGAATAAATATGGTGCATGTGATGTTCTATAAATAAGTATCGATTTAGATaagttaaaacaatattttaatcgaTTCAATAGATTATTACtactcttaatttaaaattgtaaaattagaaCGCCTCgacttaaaattatcaaatttcaaatgctttcaattcaaaatgttttgatttccacatttaataattaaagtcTTCAATTCTAtgttccattaaattttttttgaaatgatgaattctcataacgtatttaatattttatattt carries:
- the LOC117167247 gene encoding major facilitator superfamily domain-containing protein 6-A, translating into MKINYSLLPIKAHYFCFMASFGPILPFLAVYGKQLGVSSIVMGSITSVLPILFLIAKPTIGFIVDYFRKRRKIIFVSLLIITNACFVLMYFLPSLPGPHLFKNDFQNVSISQILFCDFSKSIRSESCNKGKQTNCSWSCSDGTNFTSRVFFHSKFKAEFSRNSSCSLEILDNISSHTNLICNINCENFSTNCLYTSSTFWGFVLLLSIGNIGFNVANCISDAICFDVLGNGGEMGYGRQRVWGTIGFGITAFLAGYLIDLWSTDDDVKSYTPAFILVFIFCITDLVCCTKVELPVMPGTKHIVKDVYQLIRMKPIATFLCFATIAGILDSFIIYFLFWYLEDLASATGYMPQIKFIEGLVVAAETLGGEVIFFSFSGKILKKFGYGYTFTFCFACYALRLGLISLVPNPWWAILVEFFMQGPTYALCYTSIVAYASAISPPGTSATVQGIVAGMDDGFGFAIGSLISGILYKNFGGVITLRIFTLLAAFTSILYLIFYVTYLKFTIPETDTKKKVWQSPENAASTCVHANS